One stretch of Streptomyces sp. A2-16 DNA includes these proteins:
- a CDS encoding dihydrofolate reductase family protein, whose translation MNNPIRLYMSMSLDGYIAGPDDRPGQELGRNGGRLFNWLDDRESDGPSGAVYREALATGALISGRRTFELAGRWQGDHHDGVPILVLTHQPDEDAPPGHARFVTDVEDCARQARAAAGDRPVMVHGAGAAQALLRAGQLDEMEIHLVQVLLGGGRRLFDHIGDDHIELDLVRRLEDRDVTHLRYRVRRPGEAA comes from the coding sequence ATGAACAATCCGATTCGGCTGTACATGTCGATGTCGCTCGACGGCTACATCGCCGGCCCGGACGATCGGCCAGGGCAGGAACTCGGACGAAACGGCGGACGGCTGTTCAACTGGCTCGACGACCGGGAATCCGACGGTCCCAGCGGAGCTGTCTACCGCGAAGCGCTGGCGACCGGCGCGCTGATCTCCGGTCGACGCACCTTCGAACTCGCCGGACGCTGGCAGGGCGACCATCACGACGGCGTGCCGATCCTCGTCCTCACCCACCAACCGGATGAGGACGCGCCACCCGGTCACGCGCGATTCGTCACCGACGTCGAGGACTGCGCCCGTCAGGCTCGCGCCGCCGCCGGGGACCGGCCGGTGATGGTCCACGGAGCGGGTGCGGCCCAAGCGCTTCTCCGGGCAGGGCAGTTGGACGAGATGGAGATCCACCTGGTGCAGGTCCTCCTCGGTGGCGGTCGACGGCTCTTCGACCACATCGGCGACGATCACATCGAACTCGACCTCGTCCGACGGCTCGAGGACCGCGATGTCACGCACCTGCGCTACCGCGTGCGCCGACCGGGGGAAGCCGCATGA
- a CDS encoding alpha/beta hydrolase: MHFTSERRLDDGVLEREFALGEIPGILWTPEAASASAAVPLILLGHPGLGLHKMYPRLVARARHSAAEGFATATIELPGSGNRPGWPALDQARADLRRAMQAGEPVSDEIIDALVLPLVDRATPEWQAALDDLLALPEIGGPVGYSGGVISIGIRLAVVEPRIVAAGLFAGSFVPRAMFEEARQVTIPLHVLLQWDDEGNDRQAALDLFDAFGSKEKSLHANMGGHTGVPQYAGDAAAQFFARHLK; encoded by the coding sequence ATGCACTTCACTTCCGAACGGCGCCTCGACGACGGCGTCCTCGAGCGCGAGTTCGCCCTCGGAGAGATTCCCGGCATCCTGTGGACGCCCGAAGCGGCATCCGCTTCCGCGGCAGTGCCACTGATCCTGCTCGGCCACCCCGGCCTCGGGCTGCACAAGATGTACCCCCGACTGGTGGCCCGGGCCCGGCACTCCGCGGCGGAGGGGTTCGCCACGGCCACCATCGAGCTCCCTGGAAGCGGGAACAGGCCCGGTTGGCCTGCCCTCGACCAGGCCCGTGCCGACCTTCGCCGGGCGATGCAGGCCGGCGAGCCGGTCAGCGACGAAATCATCGACGCCCTTGTCCTCCCGCTCGTCGACAGGGCGACCCCGGAATGGCAGGCCGCACTGGACGACCTCCTCGCACTGCCCGAGATCGGCGGCCCGGTCGGGTACTCGGGAGGAGTGATCTCCATCGGCATCCGCCTTGCGGTCGTCGAGCCGCGCATCGTGGCCGCCGGTCTCTTCGCGGGGAGCTTCGTGCCCCGTGCCATGTTCGAGGAAGCCCGCCAGGTCACCATTCCGCTGCATGTGCTGCTGCAGTGGGACGACGAAGGCAACGACCGGCAGGCGGCCCTGGACCTGTTCGACGCCTTCGGTTCCAAGGAGAAGTCCCTGCACGCCAACATGGGCGGGCACACCGGCGTCCCGCAATACGCGGGAGATGCCGCGGCCCAGTTCTTCGCACGGCACCTGAAGTGA
- a CDS encoding VOC family protein, with protein sequence MKTLFVSYRVTDLDRSLRFYTALGYGELGRVEPGDGSRLVILKFPGEPAASLELVHRPADGRVDVGSGFDHLAIQVDALTDTLTTLAEAGLDPGPVQYPGGPHGPKTSWLTDPDGYRIELVEWPSGHPDGITAADFS encoded by the coding sequence ATGAAGACGCTTTTCGTCTCCTACCGCGTCACCGACTTGGACCGTTCGCTCCGTTTCTACACCGCCCTGGGCTACGGCGAGTTGGGCCGGGTCGAGCCCGGCGACGGGAGTCGCCTCGTGATCCTCAAGTTCCCCGGCGAACCGGCGGCTTCGCTCGAACTCGTCCACCGTCCCGCCGACGGACGCGTCGACGTGGGCAGCGGCTTCGACCACCTCGCGATCCAGGTGGACGCGCTGACCGACACCCTCACGACGCTGGCCGAAGCCGGCTTGGATCCGGGGCCGGTCCAGTATCCGGGCGGACCCCACGGCCCCAAGACGTCATGGCTGACGGACCCGGACGGCTACCGGATCGAGCTGGTCGAGTGGCCGTCCGGACATCCCGACGGCATCACCGCAGCGGACTTCTCCTGA